From Panicum hallii strain FIL2 chromosome 2, PHallii_v3.1, whole genome shotgun sequence, a single genomic window includes:
- the LOC112879940 gene encoding 60S ribosomal protein L38-like, whose product MPKQIHEIKDFLLTARRKDARSVRIKRAKGAVKFKVRCSRYLYTLCVHDADKANKLKQSLPPGLSVQEI is encoded by the exons ATG CCGAAGCAGATCCACGAGATCAAGGACTTCCTGCTGACGGCGCGGCGGAAGGACGCGCGGTCGGTGCGGATCAAGCGGGCTAAGGGCGCCGTCAAGTTCAAGGTTCGCTGCTCCAGGTACCTCTACACCCTCTGCGTCCACGACGCCGACAAGGCCAACAAGCTCAAGCAGTCGCTCCCCCCAG
- the LOC112879939 gene encoding uncharacterized protein LOC112879939 isoform X1, protein MPPVQGKHEPFVYLCRYPYQSDTPSCSDDSEDIDGVDPTGIYTMEEFITEQSVLHNFLERIFVKIQSKIEAQQTGTSRHRSGSRRFVGRNHEQGHEWLVADFFSENPICNDQLFRTRYRMRRPLFLRIVRALGDWSPYFTRRRDGFYRQGLSPLQKCTAAIRMLACGSPADAVDEYVQIGESTAMECLERFAEGLIDQFGGEYLRCPTSADMQHLLQIGEECGFPGLLGSVGCMHWEWDDCPPKWMRRLNHSDYGAATMFLDAVASQDLWIWHGIFGVVGSNSDIIMLNQSLFFTEVLKGQAPRVQFSINERQYDMGYYLVDGIYPEWTAFVKTIPHPQTEKERLFAQYPEEARKGTQRAFGILRSRFPTVCGPIRFFQRATLGKIIQACIILHNMTIEDEKDMASAYFEPREPSGISAILPSNIHNGPADCFATVLQRNGTICAQPAENQIRRDLIDHIWQQFGPSGDE, encoded by the coding sequence ATGCCACCTGTTCAAGGGAAACATGAGCCATTTGTTTATCTTTGCAGGTATCCCTATCAATCAGACACGCCTTCTTGCTCGGATGATTCTGAAGATATTGacggtgttgatccaactggcaTATACACTATGGAAGAATTCATCACTGAGCAAAGTGTATTGCACAATTTTCTTGAGCGGATCTTTGTGAAGATTCAATCCAAAATTGAAGCTCAACAAACTGGTACATCTCGCCACCGGAGTGGCAGTAGGAGGTTTGTTGGGAGAAATCATGAACAGGGCCATGAATGGCTTGTGGCTGATTTCTTTTCTGAAAATCCCATCTGTAACGACCAACTCTTCCGAACAAGGTACCGGATGAGAAGACCCCTCTTTCTCCGTATCGTCCGTGCCCTAGGTGACTGGTCTCCCTATTTCACCAGGAGGAGGGATGGTTTTTATCGCCAAGGGCTCTCACCTCTGCAGAAGTGCACAGCGGCTATTCGTATGTTAGCTTGTGGATCCCCTGCAGATGCTGTTGATGAATATGTACAGATTGGTGAGAGTACAGCAATGGAATGTTTGGAGCGTTTTGCAGAAGGGCTGATTGACCAGTTTGGCGGCGAATATTTGCGATGCCCAACTAGTGCTGATATGCAGCATCTACTACAAATCGGTGAGGAATGTGGCTTCCCAGGTTTGCTGGGAAGCGTTGGCTGTATGCACTGGGAGTGGGATGATTGCCCACCTAAATGGATGCGTCGACTTAATCATAGTGATTATGGTGCAGCCACAATGTTTCTTGATGCTGTTGCTTCGCAAGACCTCTGGATATGGCATGGTATCTTTGGTGTTGTTGGGTCCAACAGTGACATCATTATGCTCAATCAATCATTATTCTTCACTGAGGTGTTGAAAGGGCAAGCTCCTCGGGTGCAATTTTCCATCAACGAGAGACAATATGATATGGGCTACTATCTTGTTGATGGGATCTACCCAGAATGGACTGCATTCGTGAAGACAATACCTCACCCTCAAACAGAAAAGGAAAGATTGTTTGCACAATATCCAGAAGAGGCAAGGAAAGGTACCCAACGAGCATTTGGAATCCTGCGATCACGTTTTCCCACTGTTTGTGGTCCAATACGTTTTTTCCAACGAGCTACTCTTGGAAAAATCATACAAGCTTGCATCATACTCCATAACATGACAATTGAAGACGAGAAAGACATGGCAAGTGCTTATTTTGAACCAAGAGAACCTTCAGGCATATCTGCTATTCTACCATCAAACATACACAATGGCCCTGCCGATTGCTTTGCCACTGTACTCCAGAGAAATGGTACTATTTGTGCTCAACCAGCAGAAAACCAAATAAGAAGGGACTTAATTGATCATATTTGGCAGCAATTTGGGCCTTCTGGCGATGAATGA
- the LOC112879939 gene encoding uncharacterized protein LOC112879939 isoform X2 → MPPVQGKHEPFVYLCRYPYQSDTPSCSDDSEDIDGVDPTGIYTMEEFITEQSVLHNFLERIFVKIQSKIEAQQTGTSRHRSGSRRFVGRNHEQGHEWLVADFFSENPICNDQLFRTRRRDGFYRQGLSPLQKCTAAIRMLACGSPADAVDEYVQIGESTAMECLERFAEGLIDQFGGEYLRCPTSADMQHLLQIGEECGFPGLLGSVGCMHWEWDDCPPKWMRRLNHSDYGAATMFLDAVASQDLWIWHGIFGVVGSNSDIIMLNQSLFFTEVLKGQAPRVQFSINERQYDMGYYLVDGIYPEWTAFVKTIPHPQTEKERLFAQYPEEARKGTQRAFGILRSRFPTVCGPIRFFQRATLGKIIQACIILHNMTIEDEKDMASAYFEPREPSGISAILPSNIHNGPADCFATVLQRNGTICAQPAENQIRRDLIDHIWQQFGPSGDE, encoded by the exons ATGCCACCTGTTCAAGGGAAACATGAGCCATTTGTTTATCTTTGCAGGTATCCCTATCAATCAGACACGCCTTCTTGCTCGGATGATTCTGAAGATATTGacggtgttgatccaactggcaTATACACTATGGAAGAATTCATCACTGAGCAAAGTGTATTGCACAATTTTCTTGAGCGGATCTTTGTGAAGATTCAATCCAAAATTGAAGCTCAACAAACTGGTACATCTCGCCACCGGAGTGGCAGTAGGAGGTTTGTTGGGAGAAATCATGAACAGGGCCATGAATGGCTTGTGGCTGATTTCTTTTCTGAAAATCCCATCTGTAACGACCAACTCTTCCGAACAAG GAGGAGGGATGGTTTTTATCGCCAAGGGCTCTCACCTCTGCAGAAGTGCACAGCGGCTATTCGTATGTTAGCTTGTGGATCCCCTGCAGATGCTGTTGATGAATATGTACAGATTGGTGAGAGTACAGCAATGGAATGTTTGGAGCGTTTTGCAGAAGGGCTGATTGACCAGTTTGGCGGCGAATATTTGCGATGCCCAACTAGTGCTGATATGCAGCATCTACTACAAATCGGTGAGGAATGTGGCTTCCCAGGTTTGCTGGGAAGCGTTGGCTGTATGCACTGGGAGTGGGATGATTGCCCACCTAAATGGATGCGTCGACTTAATCATAGTGATTATGGTGCAGCCACAATGTTTCTTGATGCTGTTGCTTCGCAAGACCTCTGGATATGGCATGGTATCTTTGGTGTTGTTGGGTCCAACAGTGACATCATTATGCTCAATCAATCATTATTCTTCACTGAGGTGTTGAAAGGGCAAGCTCCTCGGGTGCAATTTTCCATCAACGAGAGACAATATGATATGGGCTACTATCTTGTTGATGGGATCTACCCAGAATGGACTGCATTCGTGAAGACAATACCTCACCCTCAAACAGAAAAGGAAAGATTGTTTGCACAATATCCAGAAGAGGCAAGGAAAGGTACCCAACGAGCATTTGGAATCCTGCGATCACGTTTTCCCACTGTTTGTGGTCCAATACGTTTTTTCCAACGAGCTACTCTTGGAAAAATCATACAAGCTTGCATCATACTCCATAACATGACAATTGAAGACGAGAAAGACATGGCAAGTGCTTATTTTGAACCAAGAGAACCTTCAGGCATATCTGCTATTCTACCATCAAACATACACAATGGCCCTGCCGATTGCTTTGCCACTGTACTCCAGAGAAATGGTACTATTTGTGCTCAACCAGCAGAAAACCAAATAAGAAGGGACTTAATTGATCATATTTGGCAGCAATTTGGGCCTTCTGGCGATGAATGA